The DNA segment CTACAGGAGATACTAATTTCGAAAAAACTCCAGCCGGTGATTTTGAAATTTCAGAACAAGAATACTACGATAATGGAGTATTGATGGTAGCCATGGTAAAAGCGGGTGTTGAATTGGCTTTCGAAGCAATGACTGATTCAGGAATTATCGAAGAGTCTGCTTACTATGAGTCATTACACGAAACTCCGTTAATTGCCAACACTATCGCAAGAAAAAAATTATTCGAAATGAACCGTGTAATTTCTGACACTGCCGAGTACGGATGTTATTTGTTCGATCACGCTTGTAAACCATTAATCGCCGATTACGTGAAAAACGCACCTAGCAACTTGGTAGGTCGTCCATTCAATGACGGAAGCAACGGAGTTGACAACAAAGAATTGATTGAAGTGAATTCCATCATCAGAAATCACCCAGTTGAAGAAGTTGGAGCTTGGTTGAGAGAATCAATGACGGCAATGAAAAAAATTGTTGGATAATAATAAAATCATCGCAAGATGCGCAGGGATTTGGCAAGCCTCTTTAGTTTCATAATATTTTGAATTAGTTAAAACTTATTAAAGAAATCAGAAATAGTCAATACATCACTTAACTCGAAAACGGAGTTGAGGGTTAAGTGAGGTAATCCCGAGAAATAATTTTGAAAAGCGAGGTAGAGCAATTCTACCTCGCTTTTTTTATGAAATAAATGGAACAATTTTTATTTAATTCAATCCCAATCTGGATTTTAGTTTCAGGAAAAGCAGGGCGATTTTATAAGCATCATCGGAAGAAGAATTCCGGTCGCTTTTAGGGATTTTGTAGATGTCGCACAATTCTTCAAGCGAAAATTGTTTGTTGTTGATGTCTGTCAATTTTCGATACATCACGTCAATATCCAAAGCTTCGTTTCTCAGTCTTCCACAACCCAATCTTTCCAAAGCGGCATTAATCATTTCCACGTCAAAATCAATGTGGTGTCCAACCAAAACGGCATTGCCGATAAACTCCACAAAAGCCTGAATGGCCTCGGCTTCTCCCATTTTTTTCATTTTGGTTTCAACCGTAAATTCATTGGAAATCCCGTTATCGTGAAAAAATTTATATTGGGCCAAAATGGTTTCAAAACTATCTGCAATATGGATGCTGTTGTTGATTACGCCAAAAGAACCAATAGACAAAATAACATCCTTGTGAAGACTCAAGCCGGTAGTTTCGGTAGATAAAATAACAAAGCGTTTTGATTTTGTATCAAATTTAGAAAGATAATCTTTCCAAAATTCAGGATATTCCTTATTGATATTTTTGAGCCAGTCTATCATATTTTATGAAAATTGGGTAAGTTTAAATTTTGTTTTTATCAATTCTTCCAATTCCCTCATTGGAGCCAACGCATTTTTTAAATTTTCCTTGTCCACTTTTGACAGTTCCTGCAAGTTGATGTATTGTCCTGAACTATCATTTTTTAAACCTTCCAAGGTTCTGAATTTTGACAACGTCAAGAAAGCTTCGGCACAATTTAGATAAATTTCTGCATTTTTAGGATCTATGATGGCCAATTGCTTGAATCGGAGATAGGTATTGTTTACACCCCGAATATTGTGGCTCAAAGCAAAAAGGCGAGCACCATCAACAAGCGGCATCAAAGCTAGTGTTTTAATATCGAACTTGTTTTTATATTCACCTTCCTCTTCCACGTTAAATTTCTTGAAAAAAGTTAAAGGCGAATTTTTTCTCAAGGCATCATTTCCCAGAAAATCAAAGAATAAAGCATTGTTTTTTACATTGTTAAAAATAACGTTTTCGATGGCTTCTTCAATCTTTGGTTCTCCAAAGGCGATTTCGAAATCAAAGAAAATACTGCTAATTTCGTTGCTGTTTTCTCCTGGAGTATTCATCCAGTTATTGTATTGTTTAGTCCAGTCAGTCAATGATTTACACCAAAGCATATTACTTCCCATGTGCCCATTTGGACAAAATTCATAACCTACTTTTTCCAGATTGGAAGTTGTTCTTTTTCCCAATTTCAAGAAATAATCTTTCACATCCCTATATTTATCGGCAGTAACATCTTCGAAAATCAAGATACTGTCTTGATCTGTCGGCAACAATTGTTCTTTACGTCCTTGGCTACCAATGCTTAACCAGGCAAAACGAACAGGAGGGGAGCCTAAATCCAGTATGGACAATTCAACCGAACGCTTAATGATGGCCAAGTTAATTTCACTCGCAATATTGTTGATATTGGAAAGCGAAACATTTTTTTGAATTGATTTTTGAATAAGAGCTGTCAATCTATCTCGAATCAGTTTTAAATCCTTTGCAGATTGGGAACGTTTAATTTCTTTTATCAAAACTCCGGGATTATTGGCTTGGGCCACAATCAAATCGTGTTCGGAAATAATTCCTTTGATGTCTGATTTATCCGAACCATCCTTGGTCACGCACAAATGAGTCACATTGTTCCGCAACATTATCAATTGGGCTTCGGCCAAAGAAATGTTCTCGACAACGGTAACCACTGGTGACGACATAATTTTATCGATAGTGCTGGTGATAGCGAATCTTCCCGTGGCAATTTTGGAACACATATCGGTATTTGTCACTATTCCAATGGGCATATTGTTGTCGGCAATGATGGCTCCGGTGGTCAATGCGTCTGTCATTTGCTTGGCAACGTCTTGAATAAGGGTTGTCGTTGTAACTTTTAGAGGCGTATTGTTGTAGTTCAGCAACTGAAAATATTGCATTTCAGATTGCTGGTTCGAAAAGTAAACATTGTCAGAAATTAGTTTGCCGCTTAAATTTTCCTTGTCGGTTGGATTGCTGGTATTAGTGGCAAAACTTTGCAAAAGAAAGTCCAAAACCTCTGAATTATTGGCCACAAAAGGACGAAAAACAGCAATAGGTATGGCATAAATAATGCTTTCTTCACGAGCTTTGGCCGTCATCATGTAATTATTTTTGGCGAAAAACGGACGCAAGCCAAAAATATCTCCTTCAACACATTTATTCAATAATGTTTCCTCTGCATCAGCAATTACCGACAAATTGACAACTCCTGAAGCCACAACGTAAAAAGAATCGTGTAGAACATCGTTTATTTGGAACAATGTTTTATGTTTTTCCAAATTAATCACTCGAATATTGCTAGCAATTTCGGATAATTCTTCGAAATTCAAATTATCAAATGGCGGATATTGTTTTAAGAAATCTGCGATGTGCTCTGCAATTGTGTTCATAGTAGGTTTTATATTGTCGAATGTAAAAATAATAAATTAATAAATCATAATACCGCCATTGACAGCCTAAAACGATTAATTTATAAATTTCTTAATTTTTTCTTAAAAGAACCAAGAATTACAACAAAATTAATGTAGTTATTTTAAATTCACGACTTAATCTAAAATATTTCAAATCATGGGATTACAAAAGAAAATTCATTTGTTATTTATGGCCTTTTTGACCATAACTTTAGTTGATGCACAAGAAAAACCTGCAAGTCCTCCAGCAGTTGCAACAGGCAAAATTAATGGTGCCAACATCAGCATCAATTACAGCAGCCCGTCCGTAAAAGGGAGAGTGATTTGGGGAGAATTAGTTCCATTCAACAAGGTTTGGCGCGCCGGTGCCAATGAAGCGACGACTATCGAAACAGACAAAGAGCTTAGCATTGAAGGCCAAAAATTGCCTGCGGGAAAATATTCTTTTTTTGTGATACCAAATGAAAAAGAATGCGTGATCATTTTTAACAAAGAAGCCAAACAATGGGGTGCTTATAAATATAATGAAAGCCAAGACCAATTGCGGGTAACCGTAAAACAAAAAATGGCTGACACAAGTACCGAAAGATTGGTTTATACCATCAACAAGAATTCAATAGTATTGACTTGGGAAAAATGGAATATTCCAATTTCAGTTAAATAATATAAAAAATATTTATTTCTTGTAAAGCATTGTCAAGAATATTGATAATGCTTTTTTTATTATGTAAACACTGGATTTATATAGAAAAAGTATCAAATCAGCTCGTTTTTATGTCCATTGCCAGTATTATAATATGCACTATAATTTATATTATGTAAAATAGAATTTTGTAAATCATTATTACCAGTTTATTAGATATACCTTTTATAAAAAAAGAAACGGACAATAAACCTATTGCCCGTTTCTTTATAGAAGTAAATTATTAAAAATGAAATGCAAAATTATTGTTTTTGCAATATCCATTATCCATATTTTCCAAATCTTTGGGTTTAATATTTTTTTGAAACTTTATAAGTGCTATAGCCATATAAAGTTACAACGCCCAAACATAGCAACGGCAAAATAAACGAAAAATTCACTTCAGGAATAAATCCCAAAATCTTCATATCCGAAAATCCTGGACCGCCCCAATCTAATACACTGGCTTGCAACAATGGCATTAATGCGCCACCCACAATAGCCATAACCAAACCAGAAGAACCAATTTTAGCTTCATCGCCCATGTCTTTTAAGGCAATCCCGTAAATGGTTGGAAACATGATGGACATGAAAATTGAAATTGAAATCAAGGAAATCAAGCCCGGCATTCCTTGCAATAGAATTGCTCCTGCAGCACAAATCATTCCACCAATACCAAAATAGATCAGCATTCTGGAAGGATTTATGGTTTTCATCATGGCCGTACCTATCCATCTTCCTGTCAAAAACAACAGCATGGCTCCAATATTGTAATTTGTTGCAGTAATATTTAACCCATAAGTAGCATTAATATTATCAACATATTGATACATAAAAGTCCAACACAAAATTTGGGCACCCACGTAAAATGCCTGTGCAACAACCCCGTTTTTGTAATTTTTATTGGCCCATAATTTTTTGAAGGATTCGGAGATGGACATTTTTTCTTCATGAACCGTTTTAGGCATTTTGGTAAAAAGAATAATAATCAAAATGGCCAATACAAAAATCCCCAATCCGATATAAGGAATGCTTATGATGTCCAAATCGTGTTCCCTAATGGATGCCAATTCGCCAGCAGACAGGGCTTTGAATGTTTCAGGAGTGTAATTGTTGGATTTTATGCTTCCAATAACCAATTCCTGTGCCAAAACTAATCCGGTTATCGCTCCAATTGGGTTGAATGCCTGGGCAAAATTCAAACGTTGCGTAGCCGTGTCTTTATGACCCAGGAACAAAATCAAGGGGTTCGAAGTGGTTTCCAGGAAAGCCAAACCACAGGTAATGACCCATAGCGAGATAAGGAAAAAGGTATAACTCTGGTAATGCGCTGCCGGATAGAACAAGAAAGCTCCGGTCGCATACAACACGAGTCCCAAGACTATTCCGGACTTGTAACTGTATTTCCTGATGAAAAGTGCCGCCGGGAAAGCCATAAAAAAGTAGCCAAAATAGAACGCCATTTGAACAAAGGATGCCTGCAAATTCGAAAGTTCCGGCATTACCTTTTTGAAGGTCGACACCATCGGTGCGGTTAATTCATTTGCAATTCCCCAAAGGGCGAACAATATGGTAATTATGATAAATTGAAAGGCTAATTCTTTACTGACTACGGGAATTTTTTTGGTTAGATTCATTGTTAGATTTATTAATTATTTGAAAATGTGTTTGTTTTTTTGGAATTAGTGTGTTCAAAACCACACAAAAATTCGTCAATTTCTGATTGTGGAATTACTGGATTTGCTCCTTCGCTTTGGGCTACAATGGCACCAATGGCACAAGCGTGATTCAGCGCATATTGGGGATTTTCTCCATTGAGCAATTTTATGATTAGTGCTGCCAAAAAAGAATCTCCGGAACCCACCGTGTCTACTACATTTACCTTGAATCCGCAATTGTAATAAAAAGTTTCGTTAGTATATAAAACCGCACCGTGTGAACCCAAAGTCACACAAACAGTTGGCGTATTGGTTTCCTTTGAAACGAATTTAATGTTTTGTTCCAACGACTTTTTATTGGAATGCATGTCTTCGCAAATTTCATTTAACTCGTCGTCGTTAAACTTAATAAAATCAGCAGTTTCCATTAAATCTACAATAGTTTTTTTGGCATAATGCGGACTTCTCAAGTTCACGTCAAATATTTTATATTTGGCAACCTTCAAAAGTTCTTTTAGGGTATTTTTAGAAACCAAATCCCTGGAAGACAAACTTCCGTAAACCAAAAAATCAGCGTTTTTTACTAGTTCAATATTCTCGTTTGTTGTTTCAATTTTATCCCAAGCCGAAGGATAATTGATATCGTAAGACGCATTTCCTTTTTCGTTCAAAATTACGTTCACGATTCCCGTTGCATAAGTTTCATTGACTTGAATAGCCTTGGTATCAATGCCTTGATTATTCAAATAATCGACCAATATTTTGCCATTGGCATCGTTTCCAACACTGCTAATCATGGCAACCTCCCCTCCTAGCGAATTTAGTCTTGAGGCCACATTCAGCGGTGCTCCTCCAATTTTTTTGTGTTCGAGGAAAACATCGAAAAGGATTTCTCCAAAACAAACACCTTTTAATTTATTTTTCATTTTTATCTTTTTTTGCGTAAAACAATATTTTTTGTAATTCTTTTATACTCGTTTAATAATTATTTATACCATTTATCAACCATATTTCTCATAAACAACAAACTTCCTTTGGCCAAATCTTCCGAATTGTACTTGGAAGGTCTCCACAAAGAGGTTGACCCAACCAATTCTTTTATTTCCGAAGAAAAATTCTCGAGAACCAATGGCCCTTGGTAATCAATTTCGCCCAAAGCCTTGAAAAAATCACCCCAATGCACGTTGCCTTCTCCCGTCATTCCCCGATCGCTTTCGGTAATGTGGACGTGTTTCAAATTATTTCCTGCCTGAATAATTGGCTCGTAGAAATTTTTTTCTTCAATATTCATGTGAAAAGTATCCAAATGCAAACCAATATTCGGTTTACCAATACTTTCAATCATCTCCAAAACTTCCTCGGCAGCAGTAAACACATAGCTTTCGTAACGGTTAATCGGCTCGGGAGCAATCGTGATGTCATGCTTTTGAGCATAATCGGCCACTTCCGAAAACACTTGCTTGATAATTGCTTTTTCATTCAATGTGCAAGAATTTCCCGTGAATGTCCCGATGGCGGAATGCAAAACGCCTCCCAAAAAATCGCCCTCCATTTCGGCCACTTTATCAACCGCCGATTTCATAATGGCCGTTGCTTGTTCCGGATAAAAAGGAATATGGCAATTCGCTGGTAAATTTAAGGTACAACGACCCAAAATACCGTATTTGTCCAGCAGTTTTTTTGTTTTTTTTGCATCGAAATCCAAAGAAGCCGGCAAAATAATTTCGAGCATGTCAAAACCGTATTCGGCTGTTTTTTCTATGGCAAAACGTCCGCTGTCGGCACTCCAACCAGGGATAAATGATAAAATTGTGGTTCCAAAAAGTGGCATATTTATTTAATTTTAAATTAGTTGTATTTTTTATTCTAAAAGATGGATTTATTAAAACAACCACCATTCTGTTTTTACTCCAACATAAGAACCCCAGCTTTTTTGGTTCACTTGCAAATATGGCGAGTAATTATGGTCACGGGCGTAATCGTTGTAGTGTGCCAACGTATAAACCAATCGAATGTGCGGACGACTCCAAGGATCTTTTTTCCCCAACGGAACAATGGTTGGTGCAAAAGAAAATTTCCACATATTGGCATCCGGATTGTCACCGTCTTTTCGACTGGCGTAATGCACCTCTTCAATTAAATGCAACCATTTGGTAACATAATAGAAGCTTCTAAAACCTACCACAAAATCTGTTTTCTCGTTGAAAATTTGATTTCCGTTGAAATATTCGTCCGTGTTGGTGCTGGCAGAACCGCCTTTGCTTTTGGTAAAAACACCATAACCATTGAGACTAAATTTATCCGAAAGATTCAATAAAAAATGTTCCACCATCGTAAAGGAATAGGCATTTTTGTATTTTCCTTCATCATCCGGAGCACCGTAAGTTGCCCAAGTAAACGTGTTACCGTTATCGCCACCATTGGCAATTCCCACTCCATAACGAGCAGACAACTGATTGAAAGAACCCGGTAATTTGGTTTTAAAAGGATTGTTGTACTTCGCTCCCATAACCCAACCTTTGTCGGCAGCATATACTTTAGAAGCCTCTTTGGAGTTGGCCGAAACATAATGAAATTCCCCCAAAAGTTTCAGAATTCCCTCGTTTTTAAAAGGAATGCTGTGCTCCCCTATCCAAACCATGCGCTGGCGAATGGCTGGATTAGTGGCGCCGGCAACGCTAATTTCGTAATTATAAGGATAGACATTGGTCGAATCGGCAGAAGCGGGCATCAACATCGTCAATTCGGTATTTTTATGGCTTACGCCAAATCCTTGCGCGGAATGATCGTCAAAATAAAAATAATCACTGATGTGAATGTCATCGTAGCGACGAAAACGCGATCCAGCCCAAGCCGACCATTTGCTGCCCATAATATTTCGGGCTTCGACGAAAGCTTCGGGTAGAATAAAAGTCAATCCACCATTGGAACGGGAACTCACGTTTCCCACAAATTGTCCGTTGGCTGAATACATTCCCAACCGTATTTGAAAAGTGACATTGGTACTGTCTTTGTCGATAATTTTTGGCGTGAAATGTATCGCAGGCAGAATATCGATATAGTCTGTTTGTTCCATTCTTCCTCCCAAGGAACCTTGGCCGGAAAGGTTTAATGGTTTCCACATGTTTCCTTCCCCATTTGGCGAAAGCCCGACACCTATTCGCCCGGTTGTACCCAAGGAAAAATTGGGATTGGTAATCACCACTTGCGAATATCCGGCCATGGAAGTTATTGAAATCAGTAATAAAAAAAGCTTGGTTTTCATCGGTTTGTTGTTAAGCGTTAATTTTCATTTTTTGAATAATCTTCGAATTGTTTTAATAAACGTCATTTTGACTATTGTTTTTCAAATGTAAAAATAATTATTATACAACAACAAAAAAATAATCAATATTTTTAAAATAAACATAATTTTAAACCTTTTATAATGGTAATGTAATAAAATTACAGCTTATTTTGCCAATAATTAAATATTGTTCTATTGACGTTTAATAAACAAAATACAATAAAAATGTCGTATATTCGAAATCCCGAATAAATCATTACTTTTGTAAACGGGAGTGATTTTCAACAAACTGTCTGGTCGTTCCACAAAATGAAATTAATTATATCCTGAATCCAATATGGCTCCCAAAATAATTCCCAATATATCCGTTGACTGTGTCGTTTTTGGTTATGACGGCACCACAAAATCTTTGAATGTATTGTTGATTAAACGGTATTTGGAATCCAAAGAAACCCACGAAATCCTAGTCAATGATTATGTATTGACAGGCTATCATGCCTTGGAAAATGAAAATATGGACGATACTGCTGCCCGAGTTTTGAGGGAATTAACGGGACTCGAGAATCTGTATAAAAAACAATTTAGAGTCTTTGGAGACCCCAATCGTTTGATGAACGAAAAAGACATTGTTTGGGTGGAAAGCGAAAATTTCAATCCACGAACGATAACAATTGCTTACTATTTTTTGGTAAAAACCCACGAGGTCGACATAGAAAACAACAGCCATTATCCGCAATGGTTTCCGGTAAACGACTTGCCGGAATTGGGATTTGACCACAAAAAAATCATCACGGAAGCTTACGCCGATTTAAAAGCTAAATCCTTGACAGAGCCCATTATTTTTGAGTTGTTACCCAATAAATTCACCGTCAAGGAATTGCAGGACGTGTACGAATCCATATTGGGCGTGGAAATTGACAATCGCAATTTTAGAAGAAAATTGTTGATCAAGAAATACCTGATCGAACTGGACGAAAAACAAGTGGGCGTTTCCAAAAAACCTTCACAACTTTTTATGTTCAGCAAAGATATTTACCAGAAAATCTACAAGGAAAGTTATTTGATAAGTATTTAGTTTTGATTTCTCCGCAAACTAAGCATCCCCTTTCGTCCTCTTTTCCGGCCTGATAATCATTCGCAAAGATTGGTCTTTCGAGAAATAAGCAATCATCCAATGGTAAAAAGTGTTGATTCGGTTGCGATAGGTTATCAAGGACATCAGGTGGACAAACAGCCAAATCATCCAGGCAAAAAAGCCTTTGAAGTGCATTTTGGGTTTGGGTAAATCCACGACAGCCTTGTTTTTTCCGATAATCGCCATAGAACCTTTATCGTTGTATTTAAAGGGGTTCAACGGTTTATTTTGTATCATCAACTTGAAGTTTTCGGCCAGATTCTCTCCTTGCTGAATAGCGACCTGAGCAACTTGCGGATGACCTTCCGGAAAAGCTGCATCAGTCAATTGAATACAAGTGTCGCCAATGGCATAGATATTTTCAGTAGCGTTTACTTTGTTGAAGGCATCGGTGGCCATTCGTTTGCCGCGACCGTAACTTTCTGCTGGAATTCCTTCAAATTCCCTGGCTGAAACGCCTGCCGCCCAAATCAAGTTTTTGGTTTGGATGGTTTTTCCGTCGGCAAAGAAAACGGTATCGTCTTTATAATCAATTACTCGGGTGTTGAGTTTTACGATAACTCCCAATTTGGTTACGGCTTCGAGAGTGTCTTCTTGCGATTGTTTACTCATTGGCGACAGTAAAGCATCACCACCGTCAACCAAATAAATATTACTGGCAGAAGTTTCTAGCTCAGGATATTCTTTGAGTAAAATATTTTTTCGCATTTCGGCAAACATCCCGGAGACTTCCACTCCTGTTGGTCCACCACCGGCAACCACAATGGTTAGCAGTGCTCTTCTTTTGCGAATATCTTTGGTTATGGCGGCTTTTTCCAGATTTTTCAACAAAGTGTTGCGCATCTCGATGGCATCGTTGAGGGTTTTCATCGGAATTGCATTTTTCTTGACATTTTCCATTCCAAAATAACTCGTTTCGGCTCCCGTTGCAAAAACCAAGTGGTCGTAATGCAATTCGCCGTTATTGAGAATGATTTTGTTTTCGGCAGGAATTACCTTTTGCAATTCGCCTAGACGAAACTGCAGGTTCTTTTTGCCCGCAAAAAATTTTCGAAAAGGATAACTGATACTGGAAGGTTCCAAAAATGCCGTGGCCACCTGATAAATAAGCGGCGGAAAGAAATTATAGTTGTTTTTGTCGACAAGGATTACTTCAATCCCTTTGTAGTTTGCCAATTCTTTGGCCAAATTAATGCCAGCAAAACCGCCTCCAATGATTACTATTTGCATATCGAAACTTTTATAAAATGATTACTTTATAAAAGTACAATATAAATTCAGGTACAAATATTAGTTTTTGAATTTTTTAACAGGCTTTTCTTTATTCGAATCCGCTTTGGTTTGAAGCAATTGATTGGCCAATAATTTTTCAATCAATTCATCTTTGGTCAAATGGTGGAAAATGGTTTTGACCTTGTTTTTGAAATCGGCTGAAACTTCGTGATTGGGTTTGGTCTTGAAAATTTGTTTTGCCCATAAAAGCGTGTTGTTTTCTTCGATATTCTCGGCAGTTGGTTTTTGGAATTTGGTGAATTTAATTCCCAATTCTCTTTCGAAATCGGCAATTTCAGCGACTTCTTCTGGTTGCAAAACCGTTAACGAAAGTCCCTTTGCTCCTGCCCTTGCGGTTCTTCCGCTACGGTGGACATAGTTTTCATAAGTGTCCGGCAAATGGTAATTGACCACATAAGCCATTTCTTTTACGTCAATGCCTCGGGCAGCCAAATCGGTTGCCACCAAAATATTGATGTGTCCTTCACGAAATTGTTCCATAATTCGATCCCGGATTCCTTGCGACAAACTCCCGTGCAAAGCTCCTGACGAAAACCGGTTGATGGCCAAGTTCTTGGCTAATTTATTGACGGCGGCTTTGGTTTTGCAAAAAATAATCCCGCGTTCACCTTCTTTGGAAGTCAAGAAATGCATCAAAATATCCAGTTTTTCTATTGGATCAACCACGATATATTGGTGGTCTATTCCTTGATTCCCTACCGTTTCCATATCAGCACTAACCTGAACCACGTTTTTGTTCAAGTAGTTCTGAATCAATTGTTTTATGGTTCCGGGCATCGTAGCCGAAAAAAGAAAAGTTCTGCGATTCTTGGGCAATTCGGCAATGATTTCGTCCAAGCCTTCTTTCAGGATTGTAACCATTTCGTCCGCTTCATCCAATACCAAAAATTGGGTTTCTTTCAAACTGATGGCTTTGCGCTGAA comes from the Flavobacterium limnophilum genome and includes:
- a CDS encoding 3'-5' exonuclease, with the protein product MIDWLKNINKEYPEFWKDYLSKFDTKSKRFVILSTETTGLSLHKDVILSIGSFGVINNSIHIADSFETILAQYKFFHDNGISNEFTVETKMKKMGEAEAIQAFVEFIGNAVLVGHHIDFDVEMINAALERLGCGRLRNEALDIDVMYRKLTDINNKQFSLEELCDIYKIPKSDRNSSSDDAYKIALLFLKLKSRLGLN
- a CDS encoding DUF294 nucleotidyltransferase-like domain-containing protein, translating into MNTIAEHIADFLKQYPPFDNLNFEELSEIASNIRVINLEKHKTLFQINDVLHDSFYVVASGVVNLSVIADAEETLLNKCVEGDIFGLRPFFAKNNYMMTAKAREESIIYAIPIAVFRPFVANNSEVLDFLLQSFATNTSNPTDKENLSGKLISDNVYFSNQQSEMQYFQLLNYNNTPLKVTTTTLIQDVAKQMTDALTTGAIIADNNMPIGIVTNTDMCSKIATGRFAITSTIDKIMSSPVVTVVENISLAEAQLIMLRNNVTHLCVTKDGSDKSDIKGIISEHDLIVAQANNPGVLIKEIKRSQSAKDLKLIRDRLTALIQKSIQKNVSLSNINNIASEINLAIIKRSVELSILDLGSPPVRFAWLSIGSQGRKEQLLPTDQDSILIFEDVTADKYRDVKDYFLKLGKRTTSNLEKVGYEFCPNGHMGSNMLWCKSLTDWTKQYNNWMNTPGENSNEISSIFFDFEIAFGEPKIEEAIENVIFNNVKNNALFFDFLGNDALRKNSPLTFFKKFNVEEEGEYKNKFDIKTLALMPLVDGARLFALSHNIRGVNNTYLRFKQLAIIDPKNAEIYLNCAEAFLTLSKFRTLEGLKNDSSGQYINLQELSKVDKENLKNALAPMRELEELIKTKFKLTQFS
- a CDS encoding DUF2911 domain-containing protein, which codes for MGLQKKIHLLFMAFLTITLVDAQEKPASPPAVATGKINGANISINYSSPSVKGRVIWGELVPFNKVWRAGANEATTIETDKELSIEGQKLPAGKYSFFVIPNEKECVIIFNKEAKQWGAYKYNESQDQLRVTVKQKMADTSTERLVYTINKNSIVLTWEKWNIPISVK
- the fucP gene encoding L-fucose:H+ symporter permease, which encodes MNLTKKIPVVSKELAFQFIIITILFALWGIANELTAPMVSTFKKVMPELSNLQASFVQMAFYFGYFFMAFPAALFIRKYSYKSGIVLGLVLYATGAFLFYPAAHYQSYTFFLISLWVITCGLAFLETTSNPLILFLGHKDTATQRLNFAQAFNPIGAITGLVLAQELVIGSIKSNNYTPETFKALSAGELASIREHDLDIISIPYIGLGIFVLAILIIILFTKMPKTVHEEKMSISESFKKLWANKNYKNGVVAQAFYVGAQILCWTFMYQYVDNINATYGLNITATNYNIGAMLLFLTGRWIGTAMMKTINPSRMLIYFGIGGMICAAGAILLQGMPGLISLISISIFMSIMFPTIYGIALKDMGDEAKIGSSGLVMAIVGGALMPLLQASVLDWGGPGFSDMKILGFIPEVNFSFILPLLCLGVVTLYGYSTYKVSKKY
- a CDS encoding carbohydrate kinase family protein, which produces MKNKLKGVCFGEILFDVFLEHKKIGGAPLNVASRLNSLGGEVAMISSVGNDANGKILVDYLNNQGIDTKAIQVNETYATGIVNVILNEKGNASYDINYPSAWDKIETTNENIELVKNADFLVYGSLSSRDLVSKNTLKELLKVAKYKIFDVNLRSPHYAKKTIVDLMETADFIKFNDDELNEICEDMHSNKKSLEQNIKFVSKETNTPTVCVTLGSHGAVLYTNETFYYNCGFKVNVVDTVGSGDSFLAALIIKLLNGENPQYALNHACAIGAIVAQSEGANPVIPQSEIDEFLCGFEHTNSKKTNTFSNN
- a CDS encoding sugar phosphate isomerase/epimerase family protein, whose amino-acid sequence is MPLFGTTILSFIPGWSADSGRFAIEKTAEYGFDMLEIILPASLDFDAKKTKKLLDKYGILGRCTLNLPANCHIPFYPEQATAIMKSAVDKVAEMEGDFLGGVLHSAIGTFTGNSCTLNEKAIIKQVFSEVADYAQKHDITIAPEPINRYESYVFTAAEEVLEMIESIGKPNIGLHLDTFHMNIEEKNFYEPIIQAGNNLKHVHITESDRGMTGEGNVHWGDFFKALGEIDYQGPLVLENFSSEIKELVGSTSLWRPSKYNSEDLAKGSLLFMRNMVDKWYK
- a CDS encoding carbohydrate porin — encoded protein: MKTKLFLLLISITSMAGYSQVVITNPNFSLGTTGRIGVGLSPNGEGNMWKPLNLSGQGSLGGRMEQTDYIDILPAIHFTPKIIDKDSTNVTFQIRLGMYSANGQFVGNVSSRSNGGLTFILPEAFVEARNIMGSKWSAWAGSRFRRYDDIHISDYFYFDDHSAQGFGVSHKNTELTMLMPASADSTNVYPYNYEISVAGATNPAIRQRMVWIGEHSIPFKNEGILKLLGEFHYVSANSKEASKVYAADKGWVMGAKYNNPFKTKLPGSFNQLSARYGVGIANGGDNGNTFTWATYGAPDDEGKYKNAYSFTMVEHFLLNLSDKFSLNGYGVFTKSKGGSASTNTDEYFNGNQIFNEKTDFVVGFRSFYYVTKWLHLIEEVHYASRKDGDNPDANMWKFSFAPTIVPLGKKDPWSRPHIRLVYTLAHYNDYARDHNYSPYLQVNQKSWGSYVGVKTEWWLF
- a CDS encoding NUDIX hydrolase gives rise to the protein MAPKIIPNISVDCVVFGYDGTTKSLNVLLIKRYLESKETHEILVNDYVLTGYHALENENMDDTAARVLRELTGLENLYKKQFRVFGDPNRLMNEKDIVWVESENFNPRTITIAYYFLVKTHEVDIENNSHYPQWFPVNDLPELGFDHKKIITEAYADLKAKSLTEPIIFELLPNKFTVKELQDVYESILGVEIDNRNFRRKLLIKKYLIELDEKQVGVSKKPSQLFMFSKDIYQKIYKESYLISI
- a CDS encoding NAD(P)/FAD-dependent oxidoreductase, whose product is MQIVIIGGGFAGINLAKELANYKGIEVILVDKNNYNFFPPLIYQVATAFLEPSSISYPFRKFFAGKKNLQFRLGELQKVIPAENKIILNNGELHYDHLVFATGAETSYFGMENVKKNAIPMKTLNDAIEMRNTLLKNLEKAAITKDIRKRRALLTIVVAGGGPTGVEVSGMFAEMRKNILLKEYPELETSASNIYLVDGGDALLSPMSKQSQEDTLEAVTKLGVIVKLNTRVIDYKDDTVFFADGKTIQTKNLIWAAGVSAREFEGIPAESYGRGKRMATDAFNKVNATENIYAIGDTCIQLTDAAFPEGHPQVAQVAIQQGENLAENFKLMIQNKPLNPFKYNDKGSMAIIGKNKAVVDLPKPKMHFKGFFAWMIWLFVHLMSLITYRNRINTFYHWMIAYFSKDQSLRMIIRPEKRTKGDA